Proteins encoded within one genomic window of Pseudanabaena sp. BC1403:
- a CDS encoding nucleotidyltransferase family protein yields the protein MTLSGESNTITASVLRCGEVISTLRQQREAICAFLAASLFLFGSVVRNEAKVSSDVDLLVEFSQRVGLFTLARLQIYLEQLLGCAINLGTPDSLKSYIQDLVLVIEGAKRVL from the coding sequence GTGACACTTTCGGGCGAGTCCAACACTATTACTGCATCGGTTTTGCGCTGTGGTGAGGTCATCAGTACCTTGCGCCAACAGCGTGAGGCGATTTGTGCTTTTCTTGCTGCGTCACTGTTTTTGTTTGGCTCGGTGGTACGAAATGAGGCTAAGGTTAGTAGTGATGTCGATCTATTAGTGGAGTTTTCGCAGCGTGTTGGTTTGTTTACTTTGGCGCGATTGCAAATTTATCTCGAACAGTTATTAGGTTGTGCGATCAATTTGGGTACGCCTGACTCGCTCAAATCCTATATACAGGATTTAGTACTAGTAATAGAGGGGGCAAAGCGTGTCTTATAA
- the ilvA gene encoding threonine ammonia-lyase, biosynthetic, with amino-acid sequence MQTDYLERILKARVYDVAQETPLEFAPNLSARLNNRLLLKREDMQSVFSFKLRGAYNKMAQLSPDLLSQGVIAASAGNHAQGVALSARELGTKAIIVMPVTTPQVKVNAVKMRGGEVVLHGDTYDDAYAHARQLEAEKNLTFIHPFDDPDVIAGQGTIGMEILRQYQKPIHAIFIAIGGGGLISGVAAYVKRLRPEIKIIGVEPVDSDAMSRSLQAGHRVRLDQVGLFADGVAVREVGQETFRLCQQYVDEILLVDTDNTCAAIKDVFEDTRSILEPAGALAIAGAKAYVEREGIEGQTLVAIACGANMNFDRLRFVAERAELGEHREAIFAVTIPEHAGSLRKFCELMGKRNLTEFSYRIADQEIAHIFVGVQIVNRADAANLAITFAENRFTAIEITDDELTKLHLRHMVGGRSPLAHNELLYRFEFPERPGALMKFVGSMSPNWNISLFHYRNNGADYGRIVVGVQVPPLEMEEWQAFLDTLGYRYWDESQNPVYKLFLG; translated from the coding sequence GTGCAGACTGACTATTTAGAACGTATCCTCAAAGCTCGCGTGTACGATGTCGCGCAAGAAACACCATTAGAATTTGCCCCTAACCTATCGGCGCGATTGAATAATCGGTTGCTGCTGAAAAGAGAAGATATGCAATCAGTCTTCTCTTTTAAATTGCGTGGAGCTTATAACAAAATGGCGCAATTATCTCCTGACTTGCTTTCTCAGGGTGTGATTGCTGCATCGGCAGGAAACCATGCTCAGGGAGTCGCCCTCAGTGCTCGCGAGTTAGGGACAAAAGCAATTATTGTCATGCCAGTGACTACACCACAGGTAAAAGTGAACGCTGTAAAAATGCGTGGTGGTGAGGTGGTCTTGCATGGTGACACCTACGATGATGCCTATGCCCATGCAAGGCAGTTGGAAGCAGAGAAGAATCTCACCTTTATCCATCCCTTTGATGATCCTGACGTGATTGCAGGACAGGGAACAATTGGCATGGAGATTTTGCGCCAATATCAGAAACCAATCCATGCGATTTTTATAGCGATCGGAGGCGGCGGGCTAATTTCAGGAGTGGCAGCTTATGTGAAGAGATTACGACCTGAAATTAAAATCATTGGTGTAGAGCCAGTTGATTCTGATGCGATGTCCCGATCGCTACAGGCTGGACATCGAGTGCGTCTAGATCAAGTTGGTCTATTTGCTGATGGCGTGGCGGTGCGCGAAGTTGGGCAAGAGACTTTTCGACTCTGTCAGCAATATGTCGATGAGATTTTGCTAGTCGATACTGATAATACTTGTGCGGCGATTAAGGATGTTTTTGAAGATACACGCTCGATTTTAGAACCTGCTGGCGCTTTGGCGATCGCAGGCGCAAAGGCATATGTCGAACGCGAAGGAATCGAAGGACAGACTTTAGTTGCGATCGCCTGTGGCGCGAATATGAACTTCGATCGCCTGCGATTTGTTGCTGAACGAGCGGAACTAGGCGAACATCGCGAAGCGATTTTTGCAGTGACGATTCCTGAACATGCTGGCAGTTTGCGGAAGTTTTGCGAGCTGATGGGCAAGCGAAACTTAACTGAGTTTAGTTATCGGATTGCTGATCAGGAAATTGCTCATATTTTTGTAGGTGTGCAAATTGTCAATCGGGCTGATGCGGCAAATCTAGCAATCACTTTTGCGGAGAATAGGTTTACTGCGATCGAGATTACCGATGATGAACTCACGAAGCTACATCTACGACATATGGTCGGAGGGCGATCGCCCCTTGCTCATAATGAGCTTCTCTATCGCTTTGAGTTTCCTGAGCGTCCAGGTGCATTGATGAAGTTTGTCGGATCGATGAGTCCTAATTGGAATATTAGCTTGTTCCATTATCGCAATAATGGTGCAGATTATGGAAGGATTGTTGTCGGTGTGCAAGTACCTCCGTTAGAGATGGAAGAGTGGCAAGCATTTCTTGATACTCTTGGTTATCGCTATTGGGACGAAAGCCAAAATCCAGTCTATAAATTGTTCTTAGGTTGA